One region of Flavobacterium pisciphilum genomic DNA includes:
- a CDS encoding transporter, with the protein MFKIRNLILSSVFLTPYLFFGQHTDVINSNRPGETMSAFSVGKSVIQAEVGVYGINEKHDLLNYKANGFGTDLTLRWGLFREQLELIADIQYQMEDYSTPFVSYKKNDFKQTILGAKYLIYDPFKNYEKKANIYSWKANQRFNWHQLIPAVSIFAGANFTFAGNPYAFTNKSSISPKIMLITQNHLGDGKWVFVTNIIADYITTDYPSYGYVVTLTRGFNDKWSGFVENQGYKSDFYSDCIIRGGAAYLLNKNMQIDASVSTNFKDTPSILYGGVGFSWRYDANYKEVQMSFKDKKGKKGKKEKRGKKSKKKELEEDSIKIEQKRKSSFE; encoded by the coding sequence ATGTTTAAAATCAGAAACTTGATTCTTTCCAGCGTTTTTTTAACGCCTTATCTTTTTTTCGGTCAACATACCGATGTTATCAATTCTAACCGACCAGGCGAAACTATGTCAGCTTTTTCAGTTGGGAAATCAGTAATTCAAGCCGAAGTTGGCGTTTACGGAATTAACGAAAAGCACGATTTATTAAATTATAAAGCAAATGGTTTTGGAACTGATTTAACTCTTCGTTGGGGTCTTTTTCGTGAGCAACTAGAGCTTATTGCCGATATACAGTACCAAATGGAAGATTATTCTACCCCATTTGTCAGCTACAAAAAAAATGATTTTAAACAGACTATATTAGGGGCTAAATACCTAATCTATGATCCATTTAAAAACTATGAAAAAAAGGCAAACATTTATAGTTGGAAAGCCAATCAAAGATTCAACTGGCATCAATTAATTCCAGCAGTTTCTATTTTTGCAGGAGCCAATTTTACTTTTGCAGGAAATCCCTATGCATTTACAAATAAATCTAGCATTTCTCCAAAAATCATGTTGATTACTCAAAATCATTTGGGTGATGGAAAATGGGTGTTTGTAACCAATATTATTGCTGATTATATCACTACCGATTATCCTAGCTATGGATATGTAGTAACACTTACACGTGGTTTTAATGACAAATGGTCTGGTTTTGTAGAAAATCAAGGTTATAAAAGTGATTTTTACAGCGATTGTATTATTAGAGGTGGTGCTGCCTATTTGCTAAATAAAAATATGCAAATCGATGCATCTGTAAGTACTAATTTTAAGGATACTCCTTCTATTTTGTATGGTGGTGTTGGATTCTCTTGGCGTTATGACGCAAACTACAAAGAGGTTCAAATGAGCTTTAAAGATAAGAAAGGCAAAAAGGGCAAAAAAGAGAAAAGAGGTAAAAAAAGCAAAAAGAAAGAACTTGAAGAAGATTCTATCAAAATAGAGCAAAAACGCAAATCTTCATTTGAATAA
- the azu gene encoding azurin, with protein sequence MNKKVKISIVMLMGCLAITSCGKKEATPATESTEVNDTATESEGQAEAVSNVLVIEGNDQMQFNTKELRAVAGKPITLTLKHVGKIPKEAMGHNLVILQEGTDEAAFAAKAIAAKDTDYIPASEKASIVAHTKLIGGGEEDTIEFTVDKKGTYNFLCTFPGHVAMMKGVLIVE encoded by the coding sequence ATGAATAAAAAAGTCAAAATTTCGATTGTAATGCTAATGGGATGTTTAGCAATAACTTCTTGTGGTAAAAAAGAAGCAACTCCAGCTACAGAGTCAACAGAGGTAAATGATACTGCAACTGAGTCAGAAGGACAGGCAGAAGCAGTAAGTAATGTTTTGGTTATTGAAGGAAATGATCAAATGCAGTTTAATACTAAAGAACTTAGAGCAGTAGCAGGAAAACCAATTACGTTGACATTAAAACACGTAGGTAAGATTCCAAAAGAAGCTATGGGACATAACTTGGTTATTTTACAAGAAGGAACAGATGAAGCAGCTTTTGCAGCCAAAGCAATCGCAGCTAAAGATACAGACTATATTCCAGCTTCAGAAAAAGCTTCAATTGTAGCACATACTAAATTAATTGGTGGTGGAGAAGAAGATACTATTGAATTTACTGTAGACAAAAAAGGAACATACAATTTCTTATGTACTTTCCCAGGGCATGTTGCTATGATGAAAGGTGTTTTAATTGTTGAATAA
- a CDS encoding formylglycine-generating enzyme family protein gives MQKNIFIIFLFLAYVGMLSAQESKMVPIKEGSFVPLYGATEKTPVNVKSFHIDVYPVTNSEFLAFIKKNPSYSKSKIKGIFADKSYLSYWKGDFDFGNSNPKAPVTSVSWFAAKKYCECQGKRLPTMDEWEYVAMADEKKIDARTKAEFNKYILSWYEKSKTYENPIGQTFKNYWGVYDMHGLVWEWTSDFNSIFLSGESRKDKSNDKNLFCGGASVNASDLMDYAAFMRYAFRGSLKAQYSTRNLGFRCASTTKL, from the coding sequence ATGCAAAAAAACATATTTATTATTTTTCTTTTCTTGGCTTATGTGGGAATGTTAAGCGCGCAAGAATCGAAAATGGTTCCAATAAAAGAGGGCTCTTTTGTCCCTCTTTATGGGGCTACAGAGAAAACACCTGTCAATGTAAAATCATTTCATATAGATGTTTACCCTGTTACCAATAGTGAATTTCTAGCTTTTATCAAGAAAAATCCAAGCTATAGTAAATCAAAAATAAAAGGAATTTTTGCAGACAAAAGCTACCTATCATATTGGAAAGGAGATTTTGATTTTGGAAATTCAAATCCAAAAGCTCCTGTAACAAGTGTTTCTTGGTTTGCCGCTAAGAAGTATTGTGAATGCCAAGGCAAACGTTTACCCACTATGGATGAATGGGAATATGTTGCTATGGCTGATGAAAAAAAGATTGATGCCAGAACTAAAGCTGAATTTAATAAATACATATTGTCGTGGTACGAGAAATCAAAGACATATGAAAATCCTATCGGTCAAACATTCAAAAATTATTGGGGTGTTTACGACATGCATGGATTGGTATGGGAATGGACCTCTGACTTTAATAGTATCTTTTTATCTGGAGAATCTAGAAAAGACAAGAGTAATGATAAAAACCTTTTTTGTGGTGGAGCCTCAGTAAATGCAAGTGACTTAATGGATTATGCTGCTTTTATGCGTTATGCCTTTAGAGGAAGCCTTAAGGCACAATATTCAACTAGAAACTTAGGTTTCCGATGTGCTAGCACAACAAAACTATAA
- a CDS encoding DUF4834 family protein, whose amino-acid sequence MKNGFAIFEKNYMIMQTASFSGLIKAIFYMIAFYYIFRFLAKLFLPVLVKKVVDKAGENFQRQQQQYTQQQQNNSWQKTRTNDEVIYDTANAKNPRETKKVGDYVDYEEID is encoded by the coding sequence TTGAAGAATGGATTTGCTATTTTTGAAAAAAATTATATGATTATGCAAACAGCATCTTTTTCAGGTCTTATAAAAGCGATTTTTTACATGATTGCTTTTTATTACATTTTTAGATTCTTGGCAAAATTATTTTTACCAGTTTTAGTAAAAAAAGTGGTGGATAAAGCAGGAGAGAATTTTCAGAGACAACAGCAACAATATACACAGCAACAACAAAATAATTCATGGCAAAAAACCAGAACAAATGATGAGGTGATATATGATACCGCTAATGCGAAAAACCCGCGTGAAACCAAAAAAGTTGGGGATTACGTTGATTACGAAGAAATAGATTAA
- a CDS encoding GTP cyclohydrolase yields MITIQEAKTKKELTEFIKFPFSLYQDNKYWVPPIIADELETFDKTKNPAFENAEATFYVALRNNTIVGRLAAIINWSEVNGQEKKKVRFGWFDVIDDIEVTKALLEKVYELGRKNNLEYVEGPMGFSNLDKVGVLTEGFDEIGTMITWYNHPYYATHFEQLGYVIEKKYDESKFPFANVKPEAFEKANDLVKRRYQLKPLNFKTTKEVMPHVDKMFDLFNESYASLSSFVAITDIQKEYFKKKYISFINPEFIKFVEDKDHNIVAFSIVMPSFSEALQKTKGKLFPFGFLHLLKAKKHSKDMIFYLIGVHPEYQNKAVTAIIFNEYYHTFKEKGIINCYRTPELSDNVAIHNLWKHFDPVIHKRRATFRKEL; encoded by the coding sequence ATGATTACAATACAAGAAGCCAAGACTAAGAAAGAGTTAACTGAATTTATAAAATTTCCATTTTCATTATACCAAGACAATAAATACTGGGTTCCACCAATTATTGCTGATGAATTGGAAACTTTTGACAAAACCAAAAACCCTGCTTTCGAAAATGCTGAAGCTACTTTTTATGTAGCTTTAAGAAATAATACAATTGTAGGTCGTCTTGCTGCCATAATTAACTGGAGCGAAGTTAATGGACAAGAAAAAAAGAAAGTCCGTTTTGGTTGGTTTGATGTTATTGATGATATCGAAGTTACCAAAGCTTTACTTGAAAAAGTATATGAATTAGGTCGAAAAAACAATCTTGAATATGTTGAAGGACCAATGGGATTCTCTAATCTTGATAAAGTTGGTGTTTTAACTGAAGGCTTTGATGAAATTGGAACTATGATTACATGGTACAATCACCCTTACTATGCTACGCATTTTGAACAATTGGGTTATGTAATAGAAAAAAAATATGATGAGAGTAAATTCCCTTTTGCTAATGTAAAACCAGAGGCTTTTGAGAAGGCTAATGATTTAGTAAAGAGAAGATACCAATTAAAACCGCTTAACTTTAAGACGACCAAAGAGGTTATGCCGCATGTAGATAAAATGTTTGATTTATTTAATGAATCTTATGCTTCTTTATCTTCTTTTGTAGCAATAACTGACATTCAAAAAGAATACTTCAAGAAAAAATACATTAGTTTTATTAATCCTGAGTTTATCAAATTTGTAGAAGACAAAGACCATAACATTGTTGCTTTTAGTATTGTTATGCCATCATTCTCTGAAGCTTTACAAAAAACAAAAGGAAAATTATTTCCGTTTGGATTCTTGCATTTGCTTAAAGCAAAAAAACACAGCAAGGATATGATATTTTATCTTATTGGCGTTCATCCTGAGTATCAAAATAAAGCAGTAACAGCAATTATCTTCAATGAGTATTACCATACTTTTAAAGAAAAGGGCATTATTAACTGTTATAGAACTCCTGAATTATCAGACAATGTAGCTATACACAATTTATGGAAACATTTTGATCCTGTTATACACAAACGAAGAGCAACTTTTCGCAAAGAATTATAA
- a CDS encoding RrF2 family transcriptional regulator — MFSKACEYAIRASIFIATKSSQGIRVGIKDVAKEIDSPEPFTAKIMQILTKNGIIDSAKGVGGGFEVSTVAIKSIKLIQIVDAVDGDSIYMGCGIGLKECSETHPCPVHHEFKVIRELLLEMLTNTTLEELALGVKSGEFFLKR; from the coding sequence ATGTTTTCAAAAGCATGTGAATATGCCATCCGAGCTTCAATATTTATTGCAACTAAATCGTCTCAAGGAATTAGAGTTGGGATAAAAGATGTGGCAAAAGAAATTGATTCTCCAGAACCATTTACTGCCAAAATAATGCAGATTCTTACCAAAAACGGTATTATAGATTCTGCTAAAGGTGTAGGAGGAGGGTTTGAAGTTTCAACTGTTGCAATTAAATCGATTAAATTAATTCAGATTGTAGATGCAGTTGATGGGGATAGTATATATATGGGGTGTGGTATTGGTTTAAAAGAATGTTCAGAAACACATCCTTGTCCGGTACACCATGAGTTTAAGGTAATACGTGAATTATTACTCGAGATGCTCACAAACACCACTTTAGAGGAGCTTGCTTTGGGAGTGAAATCAGGAGAATTTTTCTTAAAACGATAA
- a CDS encoding nitric-oxide reductase large subunit: MKREKKLWIAFSLVMSISFAVLGYYGYEIYQQAPPIPKQIVSDSGKIIFSEDEIKDGQNVWQSIGGQEVGSIWGHGAYVAPDWTADWLHREAMFILDKYAQEDFGKRFEDLDNEKQAALKIRLQKDVRTNRYDENSKTLTISENRVEAIKYLSTYYEGLFTNDPKFDKLREEYAIPKNSVKEEARMHKMNAFFFWATWATVTERPNSDISYTHNWPSDELVGNVATKELLAWSGVSIILLIFSIGILVFYHAKSGEDEEFPIPTKDPIINQGMTPSMHLIKKYFWVVSLLMIIQMALGIITAHYGVEGNGLYGIPIDQILPYAVTRTWHTQLAIFWIATAWLATGLYIAPAVSGKDPKFQCFGVNFLFIALLIIVLGSMVGQWFGVMQKLNLVQNFWFGHQGYEYVDLGRFWQIFLLVGLFLWLALMIRPLIPIIKKKTEEKNLIILFLISCTAIAMFYGAGLMWGRQTNLAIAEYWRWWVVHLWVEGFFEVFATVVIAFLFVRLGLLKTKTATLNVLLATIIFMAGGILGTFHHLYFSGTPTAIMALGASFSALEVVPLTLIGFEAYQNYKLSKSTQWIIDYKWPIYFMIAVAFWNFLGAGVFGFIINPPIALYYVQGLNTTPLHAHTALFGVYGMLGIGLMLFVLRSLYRNITWNEKLLKITFWSLNIGLFLMAVLSLLPIGIWQAIESIDHGMWYARSSELMQQPTMITLKWMRAIGDSIFGIGIITTAWFVFDLTLKNKRK; encoded by the coding sequence ATGAAAAGAGAAAAAAAATTATGGATTGCGTTTTCTTTAGTAATGAGCATATCCTTTGCAGTTTTAGGGTATTATGGTTACGAAATTTATCAGCAAGCACCGCCAATCCCTAAACAAATAGTTTCAGATAGTGGAAAGATCATTTTTTCTGAAGACGAAATTAAAGACGGGCAAAATGTTTGGCAGAGTATAGGAGGGCAGGAAGTTGGATCAATATGGGGGCATGGTGCTTATGTAGCTCCCGATTGGACAGCCGATTGGTTGCATCGAGAAGCAATGTTTATTCTAGATAAATATGCACAAGAAGATTTTGGTAAGCGATTTGAAGATCTAGATAATGAGAAACAAGCAGCATTAAAAATACGCCTGCAAAAAGACGTGAGAACAAACCGTTATGATGAAAATTCAAAAACACTTACGATATCCGAAAATAGAGTTGAAGCAATTAAGTATTTAAGTACTTATTATGAAGGTCTTTTTACTAATGATCCTAAATTTGATAAATTAAGAGAAGAATATGCCATTCCTAAAAATTCGGTAAAAGAAGAGGCTAGAATGCATAAAATGAATGCTTTTTTCTTTTGGGCTACTTGGGCTACAGTAACAGAGCGTCCTAATTCTGATATTTCTTATACACACAATTGGCCATCGGATGAATTGGTTGGTAATGTTGCAACCAAAGAGTTACTTGCTTGGTCGGGTGTTAGTATTATATTATTGATTTTTAGTATTGGAATCCTCGTATTTTACCATGCTAAATCAGGAGAAGATGAAGAGTTTCCTATCCCAACAAAAGATCCAATAATTAATCAAGGAATGACTCCATCGATGCATTTGATTAAAAAATATTTTTGGGTGGTGAGTTTACTGATGATTATTCAAATGGCATTAGGAATAATTACAGCTCATTATGGAGTAGAAGGAAACGGATTATATGGTATTCCTATAGATCAAATTTTGCCTTATGCAGTTACAAGAACTTGGCATACACAATTGGCTATTTTTTGGATAGCAACAGCATGGTTGGCAACAGGATTATATATTGCTCCAGCAGTTTCAGGTAAAGATCCTAAATTTCAATGTTTTGGAGTTAACTTCTTGTTTATTGCTTTGTTAATTATTGTTCTAGGGTCAATGGTAGGACAGTGGTTTGGTGTAATGCAAAAACTAAACTTGGTACAAAACTTTTGGTTTGGACACCAAGGTTATGAATATGTAGATCTAGGACGTTTCTGGCAGATATTCCTTTTAGTTGGATTGTTTTTATGGCTAGCATTAATGATACGACCGTTGATTCCGATTATAAAGAAAAAAACAGAAGAAAAAAATCTAATTATTTTATTCTTAATCTCTTGTACAGCCATTGCTATGTTTTATGGTGCAGGATTAATGTGGGGAAGACAAACTAATCTTGCAATTGCTGAATATTGGAGATGGTGGGTTGTTCACCTTTGGGTAGAAGGATTCTTTGAAGTATTTGCAACGGTTGTAATCGCATTTCTATTTGTTCGATTAGGGTTGTTAAAAACCAAAACAGCGACTTTAAATGTTTTATTGGCAACAATTATTTTTATGGCAGGTGGTATTTTGGGAACATTTCATCACTTGTATTTCTCAGGAACTCCAACGGCTATAATGGCATTAGGAGCTTCGTTTAGCGCATTAGAAGTTGTACCACTTACATTAATTGGTTTTGAAGCATATCAAAACTACAAACTGTCAAAATCAACACAATGGATTATAGATTATAAATGGCCTATTTATTTTATGATAGCAGTAGCATTTTGGAATTTCCTTGGAGCTGGAGTTTTTGGATTCATAATCAATCCACCAATTGCACTTTATTATGTGCAAGGTTTAAATACAACCCCTCTTCATGCACATACAGCATTGTTTGGAGTTTATGGAATGCTAGGAATTGGTTTAATGCTTTTTGTTTTGAGAAGTTTATACAGAAACATTACATGGAATGAGAAATTGCTTAAGATTACTTTTTGGTCATTAAATATAGGTTTGTTTTTAATGGCTGTATTGAGTTTGCTACCAATAGGAATTTGGCAAGCAATCGAAAGCATTGATCACGGAATGTGGTATGCACGTTCATCGGAGTTAATGCAACAACCTACAATGATTACTTTAAAATGGATGCGTGCAATAGGTGATTCTATCTTTGGAATAGGAATTATAACTACAGCTTGGTTTGTCTTTGATTTGACATTAAAAAATAAAAGAAAATAA
- the nirK gene encoding copper-containing nitrite reductase, translating to MVLLASCKKEETSTNYTDIVTNGEMEAELTAPPMVPKPVGNRPAMKLKVNMEIREQEGTMTDGVKYTYWTFGGSVPGSFIRTRVGDEVEFHLKNHPDNKLPHNIDLHAVTGPGGGATSSLVAPGHEKVFNFKVINPGLYVYHCATAPVGMHIANGMYGLILVEPEGGLPPVDKEYYVMQGDFYTQGEYGAKGLQPFDMNKAVKETPDYVVFNGKVGSLTNGGELTAKVGETVRLFVGNGGPNLVSSFHVIGEIFDKVHIEGGSMINKNVQTTLIPAGGASIIDFKVETPGDFILVDHSIFRAFNKGALGILKVEGADHKNIYSGTIQEGIYLPEGGTIQKMPDNGTAKTVTPKRTVAEKIKIGKEIFGTTCFACHQSEGQGIPSTFPPLAKSDYLNSDPKRAIKTILHGLSGEITVNGKKYNNVMPSQNLSDDEIANVMTYIYNSWGNNKTDVTPEMVKSQR from the coding sequence ATGGTCCTTTTAGCATCATGTAAAAAAGAAGAAACCTCAACAAATTACACTGACATTGTAACTAATGGGGAAATGGAAGCTGAACTCACAGCTCCGCCAATGGTTCCAAAACCTGTTGGCAACAGACCTGCTATGAAACTAAAAGTAAACATGGAAATTAGAGAACAAGAAGGAACTATGACAGATGGTGTAAAATACACTTATTGGACATTTGGCGGCTCTGTTCCTGGAAGTTTTATTAGAACGCGTGTAGGCGATGAAGTTGAGTTTCACCTAAAAAATCACCCTGACAATAAACTCCCTCACAACATCGATTTACATGCAGTGACAGGCCCTGGTGGTGGAGCAACATCATCATTAGTAGCTCCTGGTCATGAGAAAGTATTTAACTTCAAGGTAATTAACCCTGGGTTATACGTTTACCATTGTGCTACTGCTCCTGTTGGGATGCACATTGCAAACGGAATGTACGGTTTGATATTAGTTGAGCCTGAAGGTGGTCTTCCTCCAGTGGACAAAGAATACTACGTTATGCAAGGTGATTTTTACACTCAAGGGGAATATGGAGCAAAAGGCCTTCAGCCTTTTGACATGAATAAAGCTGTAAAAGAAACACCTGACTATGTAGTATTTAACGGAAAAGTTGGTTCATTAACTAATGGAGGTGAACTTACTGCAAAGGTTGGAGAAACAGTTCGTTTGTTTGTTGGTAACGGTGGTCCTAACCTAGTGTCTTCTTTCCATGTTATTGGAGAAATATTTGATAAAGTACATATCGAAGGAGGTAGTATGATTAACAAAAATGTGCAAACAACACTTATTCCTGCTGGAGGAGCCTCTATAATTGATTTTAAAGTTGAAACTCCTGGAGACTTCATATTGGTTGATCATTCCATTTTTAGAGCATTCAACAAAGGGGCATTGGGAATATTAAAAGTAGAAGGTGCTGACCATAAAAATATTTATTCTGGAACTATTCAAGAAGGTATTTACTTACCTGAAGGAGGAACAATTCAAAAAATGCCTGATAACGGAACTGCTAAAACAGTTACACCAAAAAGAACTGTAGCTGAAAAAATAAAAATTGGTAAAGAAATTTTTGGAACAACATGTTTTGCTTGTCACCAATCTGAAGGACAAGGGATCCCTAGTACATTCCCTCCTTTGGCAAAATCTGATTACCTTAATTCTGATCCTAAACGAGCAATCAAAACAATCTTACATGGTTTAAGTGGAGAAATAACAGTAAACGGTAAAAAATATAACAATGTTATGCCAAGTCAGAATTTATCTGATGACGAGATAGCAAATGTTATGACATACATATACAACAGTTGGGGAAATAACAAAACAGATGTTACTCCCGAAATGGTAAAGTCTCAAAGATAA
- the ric gene encoding iron-sulfur cluster repair di-iron protein, giving the protein MENLQNKTIGAFVAEDFRTAAVFTKYKIDFCCKGNRTINEVCEKQEIDSKVLLKKIQDALSTNDGSKIDFNSWPLDLLADYIEKTHHRYVEEKSVIIMQFLNKLCSVHGANHNELFKINELFTECASELAQHMKKEELMLFPFVKKMVKAKETDGDLMQPPFGTVSNPIAMMMHEHDAEGERFREIASLANDYKAPSDGCTTYKVTFAMLKEFEENLHTHIHLENNILFPKAMLLEKEFS; this is encoded by the coding sequence ATGGAAAATTTACAAAATAAAACAATAGGAGCGTTTGTGGCTGAGGATTTTAGAACAGCTGCGGTATTTACAAAATATAAAATTGATTTTTGCTGCAAAGGGAATAGAACTATTAATGAGGTTTGCGAAAAACAAGAAATAGATTCTAAGGTTTTGCTCAAAAAAATTCAAGATGCATTATCAACAAACGATGGTAGTAAAATAGATTTTAATTCATGGCCGTTGGATTTGTTGGCAGATTATATCGAAAAAACACACCACCGCTATGTAGAGGAAAAATCAGTTATCATAATGCAGTTTTTGAATAAACTTTGTAGTGTTCACGGTGCAAATCATAATGAATTATTTAAAATAAATGAGCTGTTTACTGAATGTGCAAGTGAATTGGCGCAACACATGAAAAAAGAAGAGCTGATGTTATTTCCTTTTGTGAAAAAGATGGTAAAAGCAAAAGAAACGGATGGAGATTTGATGCAACCTCCTTTTGGAACAGTATCAAATCCAATTGCAATGATGATGCATGAACATGATGCTGAAGGAGAACGCTTTCGCGAAATTGCTAGCTTAGCAAATGATTATAAAGCTCCAAGTGATGGATGTACTACTTATAAGGTAACTTTTGCAATGCTAAAAGAATTTGAAGAGAACTTACATACACACATTCATTTAGAGAATAATATCTTATTTCCTAAAGCAATGCTTTTAGAAAAAGAATTTTCTTAA
- a CDS encoding SCO family protein, which produces MKKTVIAIFILLFTLQSCKDSKKENSSLDIKDKPISDLSIYNLPSQWTTQDGKDIELKSLRGNVLVMVMIYTTCKAACPRLVADMRNIESRLNTKTKKNVKLILVSIDPETDTPEKLKAFAIANKMENDPWIFLRSTEENTREFAAILAVNYKKISPIDFSHSNIISVFNPDGELVYQQEGLGVNNDKTIDRINLEAEKIK; this is translated from the coding sequence ATGAAAAAAACAGTAATTGCAATCTTTATTCTTCTTTTTACATTACAAAGCTGTAAAGATTCTAAAAAGGAAAACAGTTCACTAGATATAAAAGACAAACCAATTAGCGATTTATCTATTTATAATTTGCCTTCTCAATGGACAACTCAAGATGGAAAAGACATTGAATTAAAAAGCTTGAGAGGAAATGTTCTGGTTATGGTAATGATATATACAACTTGTAAAGCAGCTTGTCCAAGACTAGTTGCTGACATGAGAAACATAGAATCTCGATTAAATACAAAAACTAAGAAAAATGTAAAACTCATCTTAGTTAGCATCGACCCTGAAACAGATACTCCTGAGAAACTAAAAGCATTTGCTATTGCTAATAAGATGGAAAATGATCCGTGGATTTTCTTACGCTCTACTGAGGAAAATACCCGCGAATTTGCAGCAATTCTTGCAGTTAATTATAAAAAAATATCTCCTATAGATTTTTCACACTCTAACATTATAAGTGTTTTTAATCCTGATGGAGAGTTAGTTTACCAACAAGAAGGTTTAGGTGTAAACAATGATAAAACGATTGACAGAATAAATCTGGAAGCCGAAAAAATAAAATAG
- a CDS encoding aminotransferase class I/II-fold pyridoxal phosphate-dependent enzyme encodes MVKDLFERIQNNKGPLGKWASQAEGYFVFPKLEGELGPRMQFGGKNILNWSLNDYLGLANHPEVRQADTDAAIKYGAAYPMGARMMSGHTKYHEQLENELADFVMKESAYLLNFGYQGMVSIIDALVTKNDIIVYDVDSHACIIDGVRLHMGKRFTYKHNDLESMEKNLQRATKMATETGGGILFITEGVFGMRGQQGKLKEIVALKQKYNFRLLVDDAHGFGTLGKTGAGAGEEQGVQDDIDVYFSTFAKSMANIGAFVAADKDIIDYLKYNLRSQMFAKALPMIQTVGSLKRLELLRNHPELKDKLWENVNALQNGLRSRNFNIGDTNTCVTPVYLQGSVPEAMVMVNDLRENYGIFLSIVIYPVIPKGIILLRMIPTTSHTLSDIDETLTAFEAIREKLENGTYKEIASRTTVDLDA; translated from the coding sequence ATGGTAAAAGATTTATTCGAAAGAATTCAAAACAATAAAGGACCATTAGGAAAATGGGCTTCTCAAGCTGAGGGTTATTTTGTATTCCCTAAATTAGAAGGTGAACTTGGTCCAAGAATGCAATTTGGTGGGAAAAATATTTTAAACTGGAGTTTGAATGACTATTTAGGTTTAGCAAATCATCCAGAAGTACGTCAGGCAGATACAGATGCAGCAATTAAATATGGTGCTGCTTACCCAATGGGAGCTCGTATGATGTCAGGACATACTAAATATCACGAACAATTAGAAAATGAATTGGCTGATTTCGTAATGAAAGAATCTGCTTATTTATTGAATTTTGGTTACCAAGGAATGGTGTCTATTATTGATGCTTTGGTGACTAAAAACGATATTATTGTATATGATGTAGATTCTCATGCTTGTATTATTGATGGTGTACGTTTACATATGGGTAAGCGTTTTACATACAAACACAATGATCTAGAAAGTATGGAAAAGAACCTGCAACGTGCTACTAAAATGGCAACTGAAACAGGTGGAGGTATTTTATTTATTACTGAAGGTGTGTTTGGAATGCGTGGTCAACAAGGAAAATTAAAAGAAATTGTTGCGCTTAAACAAAAATATAATTTCAGATTATTAGTAGATGATGCACATGGTTTTGGTACACTTGGTAAAACAGGAGCTGGAGCAGGTGAGGAGCAAGGAGTTCAAGATGATATTGATGTTTACTTCTCTACTTTTGCAAAATCTATGGCAAATATTGGAGCTTTTGTAGCTGCAGATAAAGATATTATCGACTATTTAAAATACAATTTGCGTTCTCAAATGTTTGCAAAAGCATTACCAATGATTCAAACTGTTGGTTCTTTGAAGCGTTTAGAATTGTTGCGTAATCACCCAGAATTAAAAGATAAATTATGGGAAAATGTGAATGCATTACAAAACGGATTGCGTTCAAGAAATTTCAATATTGGAGATACAAATACTTGTGTTACACCAGTTTATTTGCAAGGAAGTGTTCCTGAAGCAATGGTAATGGTAAATGATTTAAGAGAAAATTACGGTATTTTCTTATCAATTGTAATTTATCCAGTTATCCCAAAAGGAATTATTTTATTAAGAATGATACCAACAACTTCACATACTTTATCGGATATTGATGAAACACTTACTGCTTTTGAAGCAATTCGTGAAAAATTAGAAAACGGAACATATAAAGAAATTGCTAGTAGAACTACAGTTGATTTAGATGCATAG